Below is a window of Aeromonas veronii DNA.
TTTGGGTTGTACGATTGCCATGTTGAAGCCTCCTTACAGCTGCTTGTCGGCTTTGGACAATTTCAGGTTGAGCAGCGCCAGCGCACCTACGATGAGGAAGATGGCGGTGGCGATGGCACTGGCCAGACCGTAGTCCTGACCACCCGATCCCTGGAACGCAATCCGGTAGGTATAACTCACCAGCAAGTCGGTGGTACCGGCCGGGGTGCTGGCGCCGATGATGTCCGGTGCACCGTTGGTCAACAACTGGATAAGCACGAAGTTGTTGAAGTTGAAGGCGAACGAGGCAATCAACAGCGGTGTCAGCGGCTTCATCAAGAGCGGCACGGTGATCTTGAAGAAGTTCTGTACCGGGCCGGCACCGTCCATGGCGGACGCTTCATAGAGATCTTCCGGAATGGCTTTGAGCAGGCCCATGCAGAGGATCATCATGTAGGGGTAGCCGAGCCAGGTGTTGACAATCAGGATCATCACCTTGGCCAGGAAGGGGTTGGTATACCAGTCCGGCTTGATGCCAAACGCCGCTTCCAGGAACATGTTGATCTCACCGAAGTTCTGGTTGAACAACCCCTTGAACACCAGGATGGAGATAAACGCCGGGATCGCATAGGGCAGGATCAGCATAACCCGATAGAAACCGCGCCCCTTGAGCGACTCCCACTGCACCAGACAGGCCAGCACCATGCCGATGGCCAGGGTGAAGGCGACGGAGCAGGTTGAGAAGATCACGGTCCAGATAAAGATCTGCAGGAAGGGTGACTGGATGCCCGGATCGGTGACGATGCGCGCGAAGTTCTTCCAGCCCACACTGACCACAAAGCCGGGGGCCACGCCCTTGCCGACAAACTGACCCTGTTCGTCGATGTACTGATAGAAGCCGGTGTCACCGTTGGGCAGCATCAGCTCACCATTCTGGGTATCACGCAGCAGGTTGCTGTCTTTGATCACCACCCCGGACTTGAGCACGGCGCCATCCATCAGACGGGTGTAGTGCTGCTTCTGGGCGGCAAACTTGCGCAGGCTACTCAGGGTCAGGTGGGTACCACCATCCGGCAGCACCAGATCCAGGTCACTCAGGTGAGTACGATGCTCAACAATGGCGCGGATCGGCGCGGCCTTGCTGGCAGCTTCGCCAGTGAAGGGCTGCAGCTCGACTACTTGCTGGGTGCTCTGCACACGGCCCTCGCGGGACGCCAGCTCACGGGCCTTATTGGTCATCAGGGAAACAGGTTGGCTGATAAAGGAGTGATCATCCTGTGTCAGCAGCAGCTGGAACTGGCCATTGTCGCCACCCAGCAGGGTAAAATCGAATTCGCCGCCCGCCACCTTGTAGGTTTTCTTCAGGTGGTAGTCCCGCGCCTGCTCCACGGAGAGCAAGTTGGACCCCGAATAGTTGGTGAAGGCGATGCCAATCGTGTAGGCAAGAGGGAAGATGATAAACACAACCATGCCCGCAACACCCGGAAAGATGTAGCGATGGGCATAGGTCTTCTTGTTCATGAAGACATACAGACCGACGGAAACCACCACCAGATCCAGCAGCGCGAATACCCACTCGCCACTGGCGTACATCATCACGGCTGCGTAGCCGTTGAGAATGGCAACCAGGGCCGCGATGGTCCACTTAAGCCAGGTGTGCTTATCCTTCGGACCGGCATAGGACTCAACAGAAGGTACTACTTCCATGCCAATTAACCTTTATAACGCCAAGAGAGATTTGAGAGAGTGGGAGGCCATGACGGCCTCCCGGGTAGTGCGTGCTTACTGAACGATACGCTTGGCAGCGGTATCCAGAGCTTCGTCAACACCCTGACGACCGGAGGTCACGTTCTTGAGGGCAGTTTCGAAGGAAGACCAGAAACGGCTCATCTCGGGAACGGATGGCATCGGCTCGCCAGCTTGGGCGTTTTGCATGGTGGCCTTGATGTGCGGATCGGATTCCAGGGTCTTCTGGAAGGATTTCAGCGCAACGGCACCCAGCGGCTTGTCGGCGTTAACCGGCGCCAGACCGGCATCGGTCAGCAGGTAGTTTTCCAGGAACTCGATGGCCAGATCCTTGTTCGGGCTGGCAGCGTTGATGGTGGCACCCAGTACGCCAACGAAGGCTTTGGCCGGCTTGCCGTTCAGGGTCGGCAGCGGCGCTACGCCGTACTTGATGCCGCTCTTGTCCAGGTTGCTCCAGGCCCAGGGACCGTTGATCATCATGGCCACTTCGCCTTTGTTGAACTTGGCGTCCATCACACCGTAGTCGATGCCTTTTTCCAGGTGACCTGACTTGATCATCTCGGAGATGTAGCCCACGCCCATCTTGGCACCTGCGTTGTTCACGCCGGTATCTTTAACGTCATAACCGGTAGCGGTTTTCTTGAAGGCGTAACCACCGTTGGCAGCCACCAGCGGATAGCTGAAGTACGGGGTGTCATACGCCCACATGATGGCGCGCTTGCCGTTTTTCTTCAGAGTCTCGTCAATCTTGGCGATCTCTTCGAAGGTTTTCGGCGGCTCGGGCAGCAGGTCTTTGTTATAGATCAGGCTGACCGCTTCCATGGCTACCGGGTAGCCATAGGTTTTGCCATCAACAGTCATGGCATCCCATGCCAGCTGTTCAAATTTGCCTTTGGTGGCAGCGTTTGGCGTTACCGGAACCAGCAAACCGGCTTTGACCCACTCACCGTAACGGTCGTGAGCCCAGAAGAAGATGTCCGGGCCGTTGCCAGTGGCGGCGGCTTGCTGGAATTTCACTTCAACCTGATCCGGGTGAGCCACAGTCACCTTGATGCCGGTTTCTGCTTCAAACTTCTTACCCACTTCAGCCAGACCGTTGTATCCCTTGTCACCGTTGATCCAGATGGTCAACTGGCCTTCATCGATGGCAGCAGTAGCAGAGCAAGCGACGCCAAGAGTGGCCAGACCGATCAGGGATGACAGCAATTTCTTTTTCATGAGCCTTTCCTTGTATTAGTTCCGCGCTGTAAGAGCATTGTGTGCGAGATGAATATTATCCCAAGCGGCAAACGGCTCACATGACGTAACTCGCATTTTTGAAATGCAATTACGTATTTCCTTCCAGAAAGTTTTGAAAACATTTTCTTATTTCAGGGGGTTACGGCTATTTATCGGCTTAATTCCAGATAGTCACAGAATAATAATTACCAAAATGAAATTAAATTTCACAAATGAAAGGGTTTTCACCTCAATGAAAACCCTTTCAGGTGGTTTATTTTGTTTGATTTGTTAACAAAGTACCGCGCCAGTTTCGAGCGCTGCCCCGGCGCAATAAAAAAGAGACCCCGCCGGGGCGGAGTCTCTTTTTGCCAGAAATGACGACTTGATCACACTACTGTTCCCACTACGACTGGCGCAGCAGCTGATCCTTGAGATTGGGCGGCACGCCCTTGATGGTCAGGGTGTCGGTCTGGGGATCGTAAAAAATGCGGCTGTTCAACAGTTTCTGCTCGAAGCTCAACGTGAGCCCTCCGCCGGAGCCGACAAACTTGGTCAGACCGCGCAGGGTAGATCGATCCGCCGGGAAGCGATCTTCCAGCTCATACTCCTGACCGATAAAACTGTAAAAATCGAGATCACCGTCGCCGGCATCTTTTGCGGAGAGTTCTGCAGACAGCTCCTTGATTTCGATCTCTTCACCGGCGCTTGCCTGTTCGGTGCAATATTTGAAGACCTGCTTTTTGTAATCATTGCGCTCGGTCGGTTCGAGCTGACGACTGTCGCAATAATCGTCTACCGCCTGCAGCAAGCCTTTATTTTGTACCTTGGCATCCATGCCTTCGCGTGCACCCAGCAAATCCATAAAGAAGTCGCCCAGTTTGCGGCCGATGCGTCCCTTACTGAAAGTAATATAGCGGCGCGAATCGGCCTGAGTTTTCCATTCGGTCAAATCAATGCGGGCCACCAGATTGAGTTTGCCGATATCCAGATACTGGATATGACGCAATTCCAGCGCTTCGCTGACGGTGACGCTCTCCTTGCCCTCCAGCAGGGCAATCAACAGATAATCGACCCCGACGTAGTTATATTTGGCAAACAGCAGCACCCCTTGCTCATCGAGGGCGTGCTCCACCAGCTGCTTGACCAGCATCTGGGTCACAGTGACCGAGAAGGGAACGAATTCGGTCTGCTCGCTGAGCAGTTGTTCGAGGGCGATACGAAACGCGGGTGAGGGCTGCTTGGGAGTCCCTTCACCGTCGGCCAGCTCGGCGACAGCCGTTTCGGGGTCGGCAAAGAAGCCAAAGCCCTTGCCGCCCTTGCCGTTGTAGATCCGATGCAGTTCCGCCATCAGTCCCTGTACCGCCTCATCAGGGGGCAGGGTCTGGCTGCGGGTATCGGCGTGGGGTTGACCATCGCCGCCCTGGCGCAAGGAGTGAAGAATGATCTTGTCGATATCGAGACTCATGTCACAAAGCCATAGTGTTAGCCGAAAGGGTGAAGTATTATAAGGCGCTTTGAACCGAGATGAACTGAAGATTATGCCCATCGTATCAAAGTACAATAACGAGCAATTTGACGCCCTGATGAACGACCTGATCACCGCGCTGGAAAAACATAAAGCGCCGGTGGATCTCAGCCTTATGGTACTTGGTAATCTGACCACCAATATCATCAATGGTATGGCACCGGCCCAGCGCCAGGCCATCACTGAAAAGTTTGTCCAGGCCCTGACCGCATCGGTCGATAATCGCCACGACGCACACTGAGTCCTGCGACTCTGTTGATTTGACGTTTCTCAACGCTGATGGATCACTATGGTCGAAACCGGTAACCCCTATCGTGATAATGTCTCTCGCCTGATCACCTGGGGGCATTGGTTCTCCTTCTTCAACATTATCCTGGCCATGCTTATCGCCACCCGTTATCTGGGTGCCATCGGCTGGCCATCGACCACGCTTGGCGTGATCTATCTCGTTGTAAGCTGGATTGGCCACTTCTCGTTTCTGAGTTTTGTCACCTACCTGTTGACGATCTTCCCGCTCAGCTTCGTGCTGCCCAAGGAGAAGCCGTTGCGGTTCATCTCGGCTATCATCGCCACCTTGGCACTGGTGCTGCTGCTGATCGACACCCAGGTATTCCGGCTGTTCAAGTTCCACCTCAACAGTCAGGTATGGCAGTTGCTGCTGGATCAGGCGCAAACCGAAGAGGGCTCAATCTGGAGCATCATCTTCGTTGCCGTGCCCACCATCTTCCTGCTGCAACTGCTGCTGTCAGCCTATGTCTGGCGCAAGATCAACAAGCGCAAGCGCCGCCAGTATGGTAATCAGGTGGGGCTGGCCCTGCTGATCTGCTTTATTCTGACCCACGTGGTCAACAGCTGGGCGGATGCCACCCTTTATCAGCCCATCACCATGCAGAGAGCCAACTTCCCCCTCTCCTACCCCATGACGGCCCGCACCTTCCTGGCCAAACATGGCTGGCTGGATCTGGATCAGTATGAGAAGCAGGCCGCCTCCCAGAGTGATGACAGCGACAGTCGGATGCACTATCCGCTGCGCCCGCTCAACGTCAACGCGCCCCTGACCCACAGCAATCTGCTAATTGTGGTAGTCGACTCCCTGCGTTTTGACATGCTCAACAACATCAATATGCCCAATCTGCAGCGTTATGCGGATCAGCACCTGACGTTCCGCAATCACATGAGTGGGGGCAACAACGCTCTGATGGGGATGTTCAGCCTCTTCTACGGGTTGCCCGGCCACTACTACAAGGACATCAGCAGCGACAAGCGTCCACCTGTGCTGTTCGACGAGATGCTGCGCCAGGATTACCAGTTCGGGCTGTTCGGCGCCCTGGAGGATGCCCAGAAGTATCGCAAGAGCATCCTCGCCGGCCTGCGCAAACAGGTGTTTGTCTCCGAACAGATCGATGATGGCAAGCTGCTGACCGACTGGCAACAGTGGCTGGAGAAGCGCACCCCGGAGCGTCCCTGGTTCTCGCTGGTCTATCTCTCGAGTCCCGGCGACTACCAGTTGCCTGCCACCATGAAGGGGCCGTTCCAGCCGGAGCTGACCAACTTCAATCCGGCGACGGCTTATCGGGCGGAAAACCTGCAAAAACTGGAGAACCGTTACAAGAACTCGGTCTTCTACACCGACCAGCTGCTTGAGCAGATGCTGACCAAATTGCAGTCGCAGGGGATGAACAGCAACACCGTTGTCGTGATCACCGCCGACCATGGTCAGGAGTTCAACGACACCCGCAGCAACAGCTGGGGCGCAGGCAGCAACTACTCACCCTATCAGGTGCAGGTGCCGCTGGTGCTGGCCTGGCCGGGCCGCGGCAGTGAAGTACGGGAACAGCCGAGCAGCCATCTCGATCTGGCCCCGACCCTGATGCAAGGGATGCTGGGGGTACGGAATCCGATGCGCGATTACAGCATTGGCCGCTCGCTGTTCGATACCAGCCCGCGTAACTGGCTACTGGCAGGGGATCAGAACGATTTTGCCATCTATCAGGGCGACACCATCACCCACTTCAACAAGCAGGGTGACTTCGAACTGCTGGAACGCAACAGTTATCGCCCCATCAAGCACGGCACCCCCGATATGGGTGCCATGATCCAGGTGATGAACGAGCTGAACCGCTTCTATCGCAACCAATGAAACCCGCACTGATGGCTTGATACCATAAAAAACGCCCCGAATTCGGGGCGTTTTTCGTTGTATAGCGGGGCCACTTTCGCGACGTTAGCCCCCCCACCCTTGCGGGTACTTGTAGCCGACGAAACGCTTGGCCGCATAAGCCTTGAAGGCCGCCGAGTTATAGGCCGCCGCCACATCCCTGGCAAACGGCTGATCCGCATCCGCGCTTTTCACCACCACCCAGTTGATGAAGTCGTAGCTGCGCTCCAGAAACAGTCCTTCACTGAACGGGATACCGCTGGAGGCGGCAAAGTTACCGTTGATCACCGAGAAGTCCACATCCTCCCGCGAGCGGGGCAGTTGCGCAGCTTCCAGCAGCACCAGCTTGAGATTGTGCGGATTGTTCACCACATCAAATTCGCTCGCCTTGAGCGGGTTAATCCCCTCCTTGAGAGTGATCCAGCCCAGATCCTGCAGCATCAGCAGCGCCCGCGCCTGATTGGTGGGATCGTTGGGGATCGCCACTGTGCTCCCCTCTTTCACCTTGTCGAGTGCCGCCAGCTTGCCGGAATAGAGTCCCATCGGACCGGTTGGCACCTGGGTAATGGGTGCCAGCGACAGCCCCCGATCCTTGGCAAAGCTCTCAAGATAGGGTTTGTGCTGGAAGCAGTTCACATCCAGTGATCCGTCAGCCAGAGCAATATTGGGGGTCACATAGTCGGTGAACTCCACCAGCTTGACCTTGTACCCCTTGGCCTCCAGCTGCGGCTTGATGGAGTCGGTCACCATGTCGGCAAAATCCCCCACCGTGGTGCCAATCACGATCTCCTGTTTGGTCGGCAAGGGAGCATCGGCGGCAACCGCGGAAAAAGAGAGGCTCCCGACAACCATCGCAGCAATGAAGGTGCTGGCACCCGCTGTGGCTCGTAAGGAAGAAATTGAAGAAGTTGAAGAAAAAGGTAAGAAGCAACGAAACGGCATAGGGACTCCCTGTCAGGTGCGTATCAAGATATGGACCTGCGGCGGGGTTGCCCTCAGAGACAATGTACCTCACGCCACAGCAATCTAGCCGTCTAAACGGCCATTTGAATTACCATAACAGAGCCAGCCACTGCCGCCAAGCAATAAACCGCTGACCCAGCCCACCTCATCACCCTTGCCGTCACACCCGAACGATGCACTCGTGTAGGAAAATGACGCTTGCGCGCTGCCTGCCAGGGACCCATCCCCTGCAGGAGCTGCAATGGTATCTGCTCAACAGCGGGCAGGATGCGTTCAACCCGTAGCGGCGTAGTGGGCAAAGGTGCCGATGAGCTGTCGGGAGCCGAACAGCCGCCGAAATAGGTCGCGCCACACGGATAACAAAGGGGGCCATCATGGCCCCCTTTCTGTGCTGCTCATTTTGGCAGTGGCTTACTTGGCACCATGCTGCTCCGCCAGATAGAGCCAGGTATCAACCACGGTATCGGGGTTGAGCGACACCGAGTCGATCCCCTGCTCCACCAGCCAGGCGGCAAAGTCCGGATGATCGGATGGCCCCTGACCGCAGATCCCCACATACTTGCCCGCCTTGCGCGCTGCCTGAATCGCCATCGACAGCAGTGCCTTGACCGCCTCGTTACGCTCGTCAAACAGGTGGGCAATCAGCCCCGAATCCCTATCAAGTCCGAGCGCGAGCTGGGTCATGTCGTTGGAGCCGATGGAGAAGCCGTCCACATGCTCGAGGAACTGGTCCGCCAGCAGGGCGTTGCTCGGGATCTCGCACATCATGATCACCTTGAGCCCCCGCTCGCCACGACGCAGGCCGTTTTCGGCCAGGATGTCGATAACCTGCTGTGCCTCGCCCACGGTGCGCACGAAGGGGATCATCACCTCGACGTTGGTCAGCCCCATCACATCGCGCACCCGCTTGATCGCTTCGCACTCGAGGGCAAAGCAGGGGCGGAAGCTGTCGGCGATGTAGCGGGACGCGCCACGAAAACCGATCATCGGGTTCTCCTCGTGGGGCTCGTAGCCACGACCGCCCACCAGATTGGCGTACTCGTTGGACTTGAAGTCCGACATCCGCACGATCACCCGCTCCGGCCAGAAGGCGGCGGCCAGGGTGGCGATGCCCTCGGTCAGCTTGGCGACGTAGAACTCGCGTGGGCTGTCGTAACCGGCGATCATCTTGGCGATGGTGGCCTTGAGCTCGGGACTCTGCTGGTCAAACTCCAGCAGCGCCTTGGGGTGCACCCCGATCATCCGGTTGATGATAAATTCAAGGCGTGCCAGTCCTACGCCAGCATTAGGCAACTGGGCAAAGTCGAAAGCGCGGTCCGGGTTGCCGACGTTCATCATGATCTTGATGGGCAGCCGTGGCATGTTGCCCACCTCGGTCACCGCCACGTCGAAGTCCAGCTCGCCGTCGTAGATAAAACCGGTATCCCCTTCCGCACAGGAGACGGTGATCCGCTGGCCCGGCTCAATATGGTCGGTGGCGTTGCCACAGCCGACCACAGCCGGAATGCCCAGCTCGCGGGCGATAATGGCAGCATGACAGGTGCGGCCGCCCCGGTTGGTGACGATGGCGGAGGCCCGTTTCATGATGGGCTCCCAGTCCGGGTCGGTCATGTCGGTCACCAGCACATCGCCGGGCTGCACTTCGTCCATCTGGCTGATGGAGGAGATGACCCGCGCCGGGCCCGCGCCAATCTTGTGACCGATGGCCCGCCCCTCGATCAGCACCTTGCCCGCTTGCTTGAGGGCAAACCGCTCGAGGGTGTTGGCCTCCTGGCGGCTGCGCACAGTTTCCGGGCGCGCCTGCACGATATAGAGCTGGCCATCCTGACCATCCTTGGCCCACTCGATATCCATCGGGCGACCGTAGTGCTGCTCGATGATGAGGGCCTGTTTCGCCAGCGCCATCACCTCGGCATCGGTGATGCAGAAGCGGCTGCGCTCGGCCTCATCGGTGTCGACAATCTTCACCTGACGGCCATGGCCGGCATCGTCCGAGTAGGTCATCTTGATTAACTTGGAGCCGAGGGTCTTGCGCACCACCGCCGGGCGGCCCCCCTTGAGGGTCGGCTTGTGCACATAGAACTCGTCCGGGTTGACGGCACCCTGCACCACCATCTCTCCCAGACCCTGACTACCGGTGATAAAGACCACGTCGTTGAAGCCGGACTCGGTATCCAAGGTAAACATCACGCCAGAGGCGGCGAGATCCGAGCGCACCATCCGCTGCACCCCAGCCGAGAGGGCAACGCCCTTGTGGTCATAGCCCTGATGCACCCGATAGGAGATGGCGCGATCGTTGAACAGGGAAGCAAACACATGCTTGACCGCCGTCATGACGGCATCGATGCCACGTACGTTGAGGAAGGTCTCCTGCTGACCGGCAAAAGAGGCGTCCGGCATATCCTCGGCGGTGGCGGAGGAGCGCACCGCAAACGAGGCACTCATGCCATCACCCAAGCCTGCACTCAACTTCTCATAAGCAACCCGGATCGCCTGCTCCAGCTCGGGCTGGAACGGGGCTTCGATCACCCAGTCGCGGATCTGCTGACCGGCCCGGTTGAGGGCGGCGATATCGTCCACGTCCAGATTGTCGAGCAGATGATGGATCTTGCCGTTGAGGCCGCTTGACTCCAGAAACTCGTTAAACGCAAAGGCGGTGGTGGCAAAGCCCCCCGGCACGGATACACCGGCGCCAGAGAGGTTGCTGATCATCTCGCCAAGGGATGCGTTTTTGCCGCCAACGCGTTCTAGGTCCTGCATTCCGAGTTGTTCGTACCAGAGCACGTACTGTTGCACTTGGATGTCTCCAGGTTGGTGGGCACCGGTGCCATAGCACCTCGTGCGCCCGATTTAATCGATGAGGTTATGGGTAAGTCAGGTGCGTTATGGTCTGTTTCTTTTGTTGCCAACGATCATGAAAACGTTTTCTATTGGTTTTCAAAAAAATCCCCGAACAAAGGTTGGGGATGGTCGAATGACCGAAATATTCTACAATGGCGCCACAAAAAGATAACGATTGAGGTTTGCAAGCCACTTCACAACTTGGGCACAGCAGACCGGTTGACAAAATGGGTATGGTTTCGAGCGATACGCCTCACCCTTTACCCCACGCTGCCCCACCAACAAGAATCAAAGGAATCCCACGTGCATACCGTATTTTATGTGTCAGACGGCACCGCCATTACCGCCGAAGTGTTCGGCCACGCGGTACTGAGCCAATTTCCACTCGCCTTCGAGCAGATCACTATCCCCTTTGTGGAGACCCAGGAGAAAGCCCGTCAGGTGCGGATGCGGATCGACGAACAGTTCCGCCAGACCGGGATGCGCCCCATCCTGTTTCACACCATCGTCGACCCGCAGGTACGGGAAGAGGTGCTCAAATCGGAAGCGTGCGGCCACGACTTTCTCAATACCTTCGTCAGCCCGCTGGAGCAGGAGTTGGGGGTGAAAGCCGAGCCCCGCCTCCATCGCACCCACGGCATGGAGAATCGCAAGCTTTATGATGATCGCATCGAGGCGGTCAACTTTGCGCTGGCCAACGACGATGGCATCACCACCAAAGAGTACGATGAGGCGGACATCATCCTGATCGGGGTCTCCCGCTGCGGCAAGACCCCCACCAGCCTCTATCTGGCGCTGCAGTTCGGCATTCGCGCCGCCAACTACCCCTTTATCGAGCAGGATATGGGAGTCCTGGATCTACCGAGCCCCCTCAAGGCCAACCGCCACAAGCTGTTCGGCCTCACCATTGCACCGCAGCGGCTGCACGAGATCCGCAACCAGCGCCGCGCCAACAGCCGCTACTCCTCGCTGGATCAGTGCGAACAAGAGCTGGCCTGCGTCGAGCGGCTGTTTCGCCAGGAGGCGATCCGCTTCCTCGATACCAGCTCCCACTCGGTGGAGGAGATCAGCGCCAAGATCCTCGAGGCGACCGGCCTGCGCCGCCAGCTCTGTTAAGTAGAGTTGACAGCTAACAGCACAACAAAAACCAATAGACAAGCCCCCATGTCAACAAAACAGAATTCGATTGCACAAACATCAACCAAAAACTGCCAATAAGCCTCGCCAGATCATGAAAAAGCTGCCATTGGTACAAAATACGGCCATCCAGCGTGGAAAACAGGTGCATTTATGGCGGATTATCACTATTCTTCTTCGGTTGCCAGCCAACACTAAAAATTGAAAATGGCATAGCGTAACGAAATAAATACAGGTTTCGTCAGGTTTTGGCTACGCACTGCGGCCTGCTCAGGATGAGCCCAACACCGACAAGAGACAACAGAGATAGGTAAAGGACAGATCCATGGATTTGAAACAAAACGGTGAAGAGCTGAAACGCGGCCTCAAAAACCGCCACATTCAGTTGATTGCGTTGGGCGGTGCCATCGGTACCGGCCTCTTTCTGGGCATTGCCCAAACCATCAGGATGGCAGGCCCCTCGGTACTGTTGGGCTACGCCATCGGCGGCTTTATCGCCTTCCTGATCATGCGCCAGCTTGGTGAAATGGTGGTGGAAGAGCCGGTAGCGGGATCCTTCAGCCACTTTGCCTACAAATACTGGGGCGAATTTGCCGGTTTTGCGTCCGGTTGGAACTACTGGGTGCTCTACGTGCTGGTGAGCATGGCCGAACTGACCGCAGTGGGCATCTATGTCCAGTACTGGTGGCCCGAGATCCCGACCTGGATGTCGGCCGCCGTCTTCTTCGTGCTGATCAACGCCATCAACCTCTCCAACGTCAAAGCGTTTGGCGAAATGGAGTTCTGGTTCGCCATCATCAAGGTGGTCGCCATCATCGGCATGATTGGCTTTGGCGGCTATCTGC
It encodes the following:
- a CDS encoding kinase/pyrophosphorylase; amino-acid sequence: MHTVFYVSDGTAITAEVFGHAVLSQFPLAFEQITIPFVETQEKARQVRMRIDEQFRQTGMRPILFHTIVDPQVREEVLKSEACGHDFLNTFVSPLEQELGVKAEPRLHRTHGMENRKLYDDRIEAVNFALANDDGITTKEYDEADIILIGVSRCGKTPTSLYLALQFGIRAANYPFIEQDMGVLDLPSPLKANRHKLFGLTIAPQRLHEIRNQRRANSRYSSLDQCEQELACVERLFRQEAIRFLDTSSHSVEEISAKILEATGLRRQLC